In Chryseobacterium sp. C-71, the genomic window GAGGATTTTTACCTCAAATGATTGAGAGAAAAAGTGGAGTTATTATCCACATTGCTTCCATTCAGGGTAAACTTCCTCTGTATGATTCTACTTTGCCTTACGCCGCTTCGAAAGCAGCATTGAGAAATTACAGTAAAAGTCTGTCGAATGAAGTGACTCCAGAAGGTGTTCGTGTTTTGGCTGTTTCACCGGGGTGGATCAATACGACAGCATCGAAAGACTGGCTGGGCGAAATTGCGAGAAACGCAAACAGCACTGTAGAAGAAGCGCAACAGGGCGTTATGGATGCACTGGGCGGAATTCCTTTTGGAAGACCTGCCGAACCGAAAGAGGTCGCTGAATTTGTAGGATTTCTTGTTTCGCCAAGAGCCAGCTATTTAACAGGAACCGAATATGTCATCGACGGAGGAACCGTACCAACTATTTAATAACTCAAAAAAATATAATAGTATGAACTTACCTAAAGTAATTGAAGAATTAGTTAAAAGCCAAAATGAATTTGACAGTGTAGCTTATGCAGACTGTTTCGCAGAAAATGCCCATGTATTTGATGAAGGCAAAACCCATATCGGAAAAGCAGAAATCGAAAAGTGGATCGATAAATCCAACAGAGACTATAAAGCAACGATGGATCCGGTAGCTTATGATGAAAAAGAAAATATTTTGTCGGCAAAAATTGCAGGAACATTTCCGGGAAGTCCTCTGACTTTGAAATTTCATTTTAAAATTGCTGACGGAAAAATTAAGAACCTTAAAGTAACAGGATAAAATAATCTGTCTGGACACCTAATGTTTTTCTGTAAAGGGCTGAAGTAAAATTTCAGCCTTTTGTTTTAATCTTATTAAACACTTCTCATCTTAAACTCTATCCGTTTCCAGTCTGAAACAGTAAACCGAAGGAGCGGAATTATTGTGGCGCATCAATCTGAAATTGTAATCCAAATAAAAAAAACATGGTTACATTTTCGACAAGAGACTATGTGTAGAAATTCCTCTCTTCTGGAGGGGTGGATCAATTTTCACAGAAAATTGAGACGGGGTGGTTTTAGCAGCTATAATTCTCAACAATAAAATCCTCCAAATCTTTCATTACCTTACCCAGATTATTCTTCACATCAAAATCAATAACTCTAAATATTTTCAGTCCTAAAGATTCTAAATACTTCTGCCTTACTTCATCATAATTTTTTTTAACATCATGACTCCAACCATCAATTTCAATAACCAATCCTAATTTCTTAACATAAAAATCAACGATATAATTTCCTATAATTCTTTGTCTGTCAAAATCTATCTGATGAAAACTTTTTGCCCTCACTTGCTTCCAAAAAATTACTTCACTTAAAATTCCTGCTTTTCGCTTTCCGTGTAATAATGGCTTTAATTTGGGATTGTATGGTAGATTTTCTAAGTAGTTTTCACTGATGGGAATTCCGCTGATATGGGTTAATATTTCTTTCATTATGTTGTGTTTTTTGTTTTGTGCTGTTTAAACCACCCCGTCTTCTTTCTTCGAAAAAATCCACCCCTCCGAGGGAGGGGAATTATAGTCTGTGTAAGAAAATAAGACTTTAATTCAAATTTAGAAAATGTTAGCCAAATATTCAATAAAAAGCAAAAAGTGAAAAATTCCCCTCCTCCGGAGGGGTGGCGAAAATTCGAAAGAATTTTTGACGGGGTGGTTTGTTTTCGCAGGAATGTAGAAATTGTTTTTGTTTTTCGCTGGTGCAAGCGTGGGTAATTCATTTTCATAAAATTAATGTTTAAGTTTAATTATATTTGATTAAATATTAGATTATGAAGAACTACGATTTTGTAAATGCTATTAACAATATAATTAATGATATTAACATTGCTTGTATAAGAGCTAAACAAATACATTCCGCTTCAAATATTGATGAATCTGGTAGGGAGGTAGAATCAATTATTAGAGAAAAAATCAGTCTCTTTCTTCCAGAAAGATATTTAAGTGAAACAAGGACAAATAATAGATCATTTAGGAAATGTAAGCAATCAATTTGATATAATTATTTTTGATAGATTGAGTACACCTAAATTTTTCGAAAGCATGAACGGTTCGGTTTATTATCCAATAGAAACAGTTTTGGCTGTTGGAGAGATAAAAAAAACTCTTAAGCCTAATCATTCAGTAGAATTTGCAAATAAACTAATTCACTTGAGGGACAATATGACCAATTGCTTAGTTGAAAACACAGCATATAATCAAATAGACAACATGTCAGATGTAAGAGATATACTATCTTTTAGTCTAGATCAAAAATATAAGAATCCATTGTTCACTTTTATTTTTGCTGTTGATGGCAATATTGATAAAGTTGATTCAGTTCGACCTGTACAATATTTTGCAAATGATATAGTGGTGCTAAATAGTGGATATTTAACGATTGGAACATTTAAAAACAATATAATTAAACCTTTAGCTTTCGATGATGCAGAAACTATTGATAATCTATTTATAATAAAATCAGAAAGCTCAGATATTTTATCTCGTTTTCTTGACCGATTAATTACACACTTAAATAAGTGTCAAGTCAGTCCATTAAATATAACGAAATATATTACCAAAGGTGAAGTCTTAAAAGCACATACTGACAAAATCACTATTAAAAAATTTGAATGAAATTTACCAAATAAGAAAATAATGCATGAATGTGAAACATCAATTTTATTATTTTTCCTAAAAAAAATTACGCTTAATGAAAAGTTTAATTTTACTTTTTACTTTACTATCTACTTTTACCTTCGAACAAGTAGAAAATTTTGATATAATAAATGATAAAATAAAGTGGGAGAAAATATTCTACACAAAAGATCCGATGTCGCGGATTTGCAATCCGTGACATTTTCAATTTAGAAATAAAAGAAGAAATTGAGACTTATCTCTATAAAATTCTACTTATAGCTTTCTAGTGACTGATACAATTCATTTTTTAATTCAATAATAATTCTGTTCAAATTCTCATTATCCAATTTGCATTCAATACAATCTTTTTGCAAAGAATCATCTATATACTCTGAGCATCCTCCTATTCCTGGTACTGGCAGTGTTCCATCATATTCTATTCGGATAGTTTTAAAATCAGCATTATTCTGGAGTAATTCGAATGTCAATTGATTATGAAGAACAAAGAGTTTATACTCAACTGATTTTTTCACATGTAAACCATCAAACCATTGAATCATTTTATTAACATCAGAAATAAATATACTTGTAAGCACTTCAATCTTAACCATATCTAATCTAAGACCAATATCATATGGTTCTGTTATAGTCGTTGAACCTGTCATAAGTTCCCATTCATCTCGATCAAAAAGTAATAATTTAAATTCTATTTTTTGATTATTAATTCCATTAAATATCATATATCTTACTTATAGTACAATTTCTAAATATACAAAGTTTTAGATGTATAAAAAGAAAATGCTCCCTACACAATGTAGAAAGCATTTTCAACCCTAATATTTAATATAATTAACCCATTACAGAGAGACACCTCGTCTCCATGGAATGAAATCATTCTGATTCAGAACGTGCGCTTTGGTTTTTACCTCGCCGCTGGCCACGTTGATGATGAGTTCCATAAGTTCGTCTGCCGCTTCGGGAATTGTTTTTTCTCCGCTGATTACGGTACCTGCATTGAAATCAATAATGTCTGACATTTTTTCCGCCAAAATTGTGTTGGAAGAAATCTTCACAACCGGCGTGATAGGATTTCCCATCGGAGTTCCAAGACCTGTAGTAAAAAGAACAACTGTTGCTCCGGAACCAACCAAAGCGGTTGTACACTCGGCATCATTTCCGGGAGTACACAAAAGATTCAGACCTGGTTTTGTGGCGTATTCTGTAAAATCGAGAACTTCCACGATGGGTGCAGCGCCGCCTTTTTTGGAAGCTCCTGCAGATTTCATGGCATCGGTAATTAAACCGTCTTTGATGTTTCCGGGAGACGGATTCATATCAAATCCTGATCCTGCCGCAACCACAGAGGCTTCAAAATCTTTCATCAGTTTCAGGAACTTTACACCGTCTTCATCGTTGATGCAACGGTTGACCAACTCCTGCTCTACTCCACACAATTCAGGGAACTCGGCCAACATGGTTGTTCCGCCAACGGCTGCCATAATATCAGAAACTTCACCCAAAACAGGGTTCGCAGAAATTCCTGAGAAACCGTCTGAACCACCACATTCCAGACCAATGTTCAGTTTGGTGATCGATGCTGGTTTTCTTTCTATTTCATTGGCTTTTTTAATGCCTTCGTATGAATCTTTGATAACGCCGGTCAGCATTTCATCGATGGTACCCGATTTTTGCTGTTCGTAAACGACGATTGGTTTTTTATTATTTGGAGCCAATGCATGAAGTGAATCCATGAAAATCTGAACCTGAAGATTCTGACACCCTAAGCTGAGAACCGTAGCTCCGGCAACATTCGGGTTGTTGACATATCCTGCAAACAGTCTT contains:
- a CDS encoding SDR family oxidoreductase; this encodes MEQFNFNNELSGKIALVTGGTKGAGKAIAERLLKAGATVIISARNAPEEENSNLHFIAADLSTAEGTQKVISEIMSTYGRLDILINNLGSSTTPAGGFNALSDEDWESTLKANLLAPVRLDRGFLPQMIERKSGVIIHIASIQGKLPLYDSTLPYAASKAALRNYSKSLSNEVTPEGVRVLAVSPGWINTTASKDWLGEIARNANSTVEEAQQGVMDALGGIPFGRPAEPKEVAEFVGFLVSPRASYLTGTEYVIDGGTVPTI
- a CDS encoding UxaA family hydrolase; the protein is MQKKVLKVNPKDNVIVALLDLPAGESVHLDGTDYTILKDIKAKHKFAAIDFEDGDHIIMYGVIVGKANQSIRQGEVITTENVKHQSAKVVGKTETLGWTPPNVDKWKDRTFMGYHREDGQVGTENVWLFFPLVFCENKNIETLKDIFEKELLHDKASKHQLLLRSLLNGGATVEVEEEQADTRVFKNIDARFITHQGGCGGIRQDAEALGRLFAGYVNNPNVAGATVLSLGCQNLQVQIFMDSLHALAPNNKKPIVVYEQQKSGTIDEMLTGVIKDSYEGIKKANEIERKPASITKLNIGLECGGSDGFSGISANPVLGEVSDIMAAVGGTTMLAEFPELCGVEQELVNRCINDEDGVKFLKLMKDFEASVVAAGSGFDMNPSPGNIKDGLITDAMKSAGASKKGGAAPIVEVLDFTEYATKPGLNLLCTPGNDAECTTALVGSGATVVLFTTGLGTPMGNPITPVVKISSNTILAEKMSDIIDFNAGTVISGEKTIPEAADELMELIINVASGEVKTKAHVLNQNDFIPWRRGVSL
- a CDS encoding nuclear transport factor 2 family protein codes for the protein MNLPKVIEELVKSQNEFDSVAYADCFAENAHVFDEGKTHIGKAEIEKWIDKSNRDYKATMDPVAYDEKENILSAKIAGTFPGSPLTLKFHFKIADGKIKNLKVTG
- a CDS encoding DUF6602 domain-containing protein; translation: MKQGQIIDHLGNVSNQFDIIIFDRLSTPKFFESMNGSVYYPIETVLAVGEIKKTLKPNHSVEFANKLIHLRDNMTNCLVENTAYNQIDNMSDVRDILSFSLDQKYKNPLFTFIFAVDGNIDKVDSVRPVQYFANDIVVLNSGYLTIGTFKNNIIKPLAFDDAETIDNLFIIKSESSDILSRFLDRLITHLNKCQVSPLNITKYITKGEVLKAHTDKITIKKFE
- a CDS encoding endonuclease domain-containing protein encodes the protein MKEILTHISGIPISENYLENLPYNPKLKPLLHGKRKAGILSEVIFWKQVRAKSFHQIDFDRQRIIGNYIVDFYVKKLGLVIEIDGWSHDVKKNYDEVRQKYLESLGLKIFRVIDFDVKNNLGKVMKDLEDFIVENYSC